A genomic window from Streptomyces brevispora includes:
- a CDS encoding TetR/AcrR family transcriptional regulator — protein MQAQASDRDEHDQREHERDRGPGDDQEPRRGRPRSAAAERAILDAVVELLEAGEPLAGLSIERIARTAGVGKATIYRRWTDKEALFVDVLRDIEPPEPDVSGTGGLGDLRVLLESMRRRGLAQRSSVLLHNVFAQMKSHPRLWSEYQCTVIAPRRVAMLAAVRRAVEAGELRDDTDVELMDDLFLGPMLVRTVHRPDAPLPEDLADRIIRLLVEGIGPRQPGTGPGAPARG, from the coding sequence GTGCAGGCTCAGGCATCGGACCGGGACGAGCATGATCAGCGCGAGCACGAGCGCGACCGCGGCCCCGGCGACGACCAGGAGCCCCGCCGCGGCCGTCCACGCAGTGCGGCGGCCGAGCGGGCCATCCTGGACGCCGTCGTCGAGCTGCTGGAGGCCGGCGAACCCCTCGCCGGCCTGTCCATCGAGCGGATCGCCCGTACCGCCGGCGTCGGCAAGGCCACCATCTACCGGCGCTGGACCGACAAGGAGGCACTCTTCGTCGACGTCCTGAGGGACATCGAGCCCCCGGAACCCGATGTCTCCGGCACCGGCGGGCTCGGCGATCTGCGCGTCCTGCTGGAGTCGATGCGCAGGCGCGGCCTGGCCCAGCGTTCCTCGGTGCTGCTGCACAACGTCTTCGCCCAGATGAAGAGTCATCCCCGGCTCTGGTCCGAGTACCAGTGCACCGTGATAGCACCGCGCCGGGTCGCCATGCTCGCCGCCGTCCGGCGAGCCGTCGAAGCCGGTGAACTGCGGGACGACACGGATGTGGAGCTGATGGACGACCTGTTCCTCGGCCCCATGCTCGTACGCACCGTTCACCGGCCGGACGCGCCACTGCCCGAGGATCTCGCCGACCGCATCATCCGGCTGCTGGTCGAGGGCATCGGACCGCGGCAGCCGGGCACCGGACCCGGCGCCCCGGCCCGGGGCTGA
- a CDS encoding MFS transporter, whose product MSIPSGAPAVPQVPEAVHRRRWAILVVLMFSLLIVVLDNSILNVAVKTIASPAPTGLGATQSELEWSINSYTLVFAGLLFTAGLLGDRIGRKKVLLLGIVLFGIGSAFAAMSGSPGELIAWRAVMGFGAAFVMPATLAVLMNVFERDEQPKAIGIWAGSVGLGIAIGPITGGLLLEHFWWGSIFLVNVPVVVIALIAMLVLVPDSRDPKPGRLDPIGVVLSIIGLVLLVYGIIRGGELADFTDVSVLAPVIGGLVVLVVFVLHEKRSSSPAIDVTYFRKPAFSAAVAAIALVFFALMGVTFFSAFYMQSVRGWSALQSGLLILPLAIAQLVFAPRARLVVARFGVRAVCTAGMLMVAVGLAAFALFDADTPVWLMCLIFFVQGTGMAHVMPPVTVAVMQALPREKAGSGSAVNNTFRQVGGALGIAVLGSVLSAVYRGDIEGHLGAVPAAARDVAAESIEATLGVAEKMGPAGTPLVAAAYDAFLNAMHVTAISSAFVALLGAIVVALFLPGRPPAQQTASPDGTQGDTQDESTVPASAAQ is encoded by the coding sequence ATGTCCATACCGTCCGGCGCTCCCGCCGTGCCCCAGGTCCCGGAGGCGGTCCACCGCCGCCGCTGGGCGATCCTCGTCGTCCTGATGTTCAGCCTGCTCATCGTGGTGCTCGACAACTCGATCCTGAACGTCGCGGTCAAGACGATCGCCTCCCCCGCCCCCACCGGACTGGGAGCCACCCAGAGCGAGCTGGAGTGGTCGATCAACTCCTACACCCTCGTCTTCGCCGGACTGCTCTTCACCGCGGGCCTGCTCGGCGACCGCATCGGGCGCAAGAAGGTGCTGCTCCTCGGCATCGTGCTCTTCGGCATCGGCTCGGCCTTCGCCGCCATGTCCGGCTCGCCCGGCGAACTCATCGCCTGGCGCGCCGTGATGGGCTTCGGCGCCGCCTTCGTGATGCCGGCCACCCTCGCCGTCCTGATGAACGTGTTCGAGCGCGACGAGCAGCCCAAGGCCATCGGCATCTGGGCCGGCAGCGTCGGCCTCGGCATCGCGATCGGCCCGATCACCGGCGGGCTGCTCCTCGAACACTTCTGGTGGGGCTCGATCTTCCTGGTCAATGTGCCCGTCGTGGTCATCGCGCTGATCGCGATGCTGGTGCTCGTACCGGACTCCAGGGACCCGAAGCCGGGCCGTCTCGACCCGATCGGTGTGGTGCTCTCCATCATCGGCCTGGTGCTGCTGGTGTACGGCATCATCCGCGGCGGCGAACTGGCCGACTTCACCGACGTCTCCGTGCTCGCGCCGGTCATCGGCGGCCTGGTCGTCCTGGTGGTGTTCGTCCTCCACGAGAAGCGCAGCAGCAGCCCGGCCATCGACGTCACGTACTTCAGGAAGCCGGCCTTCTCCGCCGCCGTCGCCGCCATCGCGCTGGTCTTCTTCGCGTTGATGGGCGTGACGTTCTTCTCCGCCTTCTACATGCAGAGCGTGCGGGGCTGGAGCGCCCTGCAGTCGGGGCTGCTGATCCTGCCGCTGGCCATCGCCCAGCTGGTCTTCGCGCCCAGGGCCCGGCTCGTGGTCGCCCGGTTCGGCGTCCGTGCCGTGTGCACCGCCGGCATGCTGATGGTCGCCGTCGGACTGGCGGCGTTCGCGCTGTTCGACGCCGACACCCCCGTCTGGCTGATGTGTCTGATCTTCTTCGTGCAGGGCACGGGCATGGCCCATGTGATGCCGCCGGTCACCGTCGCCGTGATGCAGGCGCTGCCGCGCGAGAAGGCCGGCTCCGGCTCGGCCGTCAACAACACGTTCCGGCAGGTCGGCGGGGCGCTCGGGATCGCGGTACTCGGATCGGTGCTGTCCGCCGTCTACCGCGGCGACATCGAGGGGCATCTCGGCGCGGTCCCGGCCGCTGCCAGGGACGTGGCGGCGGAGTCGATCGAGGCGACGCTCGGCGTCGCGGAGAAGATGGGACCGGCGGGCACCCCGCTGGTCGCCGCCGCGTACGACGCCTTCCTGAACGCCATGCACGTCACGGCCATCAGCTCGGCCTTCGTCGCCCTGCTCGGAGCGATCGTGGTCGCGCTGTTCCTGCCGGGCAGGCCGCCCGCCCAGCAGACGGCCTCACCGGACGGCACACAGGGCGACACGCAGGACGAGTCGACGGTGCCCGCGAGCGCGGCACAGTGA
- the panB gene encoding 3-methyl-2-oxobutanoate hydroxymethyltransferase, giving the protein MSLQAAQNQSATPPAGAPTDSSKALYGGKSNRRVTIHDIAAATERGEKWPMLTAYDAMTASVFDEAGIPVMLVGDSMGNCHLGYETTVPVTMDEIAILSAAVVRGTRRALVVADLPFGAYQEGPVQALRNATRLIKESGVGAVKLEGGERSHEQIKLLVDAGIPVMAHIGLTPQSVNAMGYRVQGRGEEAAQQMLRDAKAVQDAGAFAVVLELVPAELAAEVTRTLHIPTVGIGAGPDTDAQVLVYTDMVGLTGGKVPRFTKQYADLRQILGDAAKAYADEVVGGTFPAPEHTFH; this is encoded by the coding sequence ATGTCGCTTCAGGCTGCGCAGAACCAGTCCGCCACACCCCCCGCGGGAGCCCCCACCGACAGCAGCAAGGCGCTGTACGGAGGCAAGAGCAACCGCCGCGTCACCATCCACGACATCGCCGCCGCCACCGAGCGCGGCGAGAAGTGGCCCATGCTCACCGCCTACGACGCGATGACCGCGTCCGTCTTCGACGAGGCCGGCATCCCGGTCATGCTCGTCGGCGACTCGATGGGCAACTGTCACCTCGGCTACGAGACCACCGTGCCCGTCACGATGGACGAGATCGCCATCCTCTCCGCCGCCGTCGTACGGGGCACCAGGCGCGCCCTCGTCGTCGCCGACCTGCCCTTCGGCGCCTACCAGGAGGGCCCGGTCCAGGCCCTGCGCAACGCCACCCGGCTGATCAAGGAGTCCGGGGTCGGCGCGGTCAAGCTGGAGGGCGGCGAGCGCAGCCACGAGCAGATCAAGCTGCTGGTCGACGCCGGCATCCCGGTCATGGCCCACATCGGGCTGACCCCGCAGTCCGTCAACGCGATGGGCTACCGGGTGCAGGGCCGCGGCGAGGAGGCCGCCCAGCAGATGCTGCGCGACGCCAAGGCCGTGCAGGACGCGGGCGCGTTCGCCGTCGTCCTGGAACTCGTACCGGCCGAGCTGGCCGCCGAGGTCACCCGCACCCTGCACATCCCGACCGTCGGCATCGGCGCCGGTCCGGACACCGACGCCCAGGTGCTGGTCTACACCGACATGGTCGGGCTGACCGGCGGCAAGGTGCCGCGCTTCACCAAGCAGTACGCCGACCTGCGGCAGATCCTCGGCGACGCCGCGAAGGCGTACGCGGACGAGGTCGTCGGCGGCACCTTCCCGGCGCCGGAGCACACCTTCCACTGA
- a CDS encoding ATP-binding cassette domain-containing protein: MGDMTRIDKNPRTGGNAVEVRGLVKHYGSTKALDGVDLDVREGTVLGVLGPNGAGKTTLVRCLSTLILPDAGHAVVAGYDVVRQPRQLRRTIGLTGQYASVDEKLSGWENLYMIGRLLDLPRKKARSRADDLLERFSLTDAAKKAAMDYSGGMRRRLDLAASMIGSPSVLYLDEPTTGLDPRTRNEVWDEVQRMVAEGATVLLTTQYMEEAEQLASELTVIDHGRIIARGGVDELKAKVGGRTLQIRPSDPSELAAMARALRETGLDGVAGAQAVPDEGLLYVPILSDEQLTAVIGLLGTRGFSLAHVATALPSLDEVFLAITGGKTTATETIPQEVAA, from the coding sequence ATGGGGGACATGACGCGAATCGACAAGAACCCCAGGACCGGCGGGAACGCCGTCGAGGTACGGGGACTGGTCAAGCACTACGGCTCGACCAAGGCTCTGGACGGCGTGGACCTCGATGTGCGCGAGGGCACCGTCCTCGGCGTGCTCGGCCCCAACGGCGCCGGCAAGACCACTCTCGTACGCTGCCTGTCCACCCTGATCCTGCCCGACGCCGGACACGCCGTCGTGGCGGGCTACGACGTGGTGCGGCAGCCCCGCCAGCTGCGCCGCACCATCGGTCTGACCGGGCAGTACGCCTCGGTCGACGAGAAGCTCTCCGGCTGGGAGAACCTCTACATGATCGGGCGGCTGCTCGACCTGCCGCGCAAGAAGGCGCGGTCCCGCGCCGACGACCTGCTCGAGCGCTTCTCGCTCACCGACGCGGCGAAGAAGGCCGCGATGGACTACTCCGGCGGTATGCGGCGCCGGCTGGACCTGGCCGCGTCCATGATCGGCAGCCCGTCCGTGCTCTATCTGGACGAGCCGACGACGGGACTCGACCCCCGTACCCGTAACGAGGTCTGGGACGAGGTGCAGCGGATGGTCGCGGAGGGGGCGACCGTGCTGCTCACCACCCAGTACATGGAAGAGGCCGAACAGCTCGCCAGCGAGCTCACCGTCATCGACCACGGCAGGATCATCGCCCGCGGCGGTGTCGACGAGCTGAAGGCCAAGGTCGGCGGCCGCACCCTGCAGATCCGGCCCTCCGACCCGTCCGAGCTGGCCGCGATGGCCCGGGCGCTGCGCGAGACCGGTCTCGACGGGGTCGCGGGCGCGCAGGCGGTCCCGGACGAGGGACTGCTGTACGTACCGATCCTCAGCGACGAGCAGCTCACCGCCGTCATCGGTCTGCTCGGCACCCGGGGCTTCTCGCTGGCGCACGTCGCCACCGCGCTGCCCAGCCTGGACGAGGTGTTCCTCGCCATCACAGGCGGCAAGACCACCGCCACCGAAACGATTCCCCAGGAGGTCGCGGCATGA
- a CDS encoding ABC transporter permease — translation MSTTTLTPTPADAKVVSPVTEVHDEGRIGLRNNLRHIGALVRRNLLQIKKDPESMFDALLMPVIFVLLFVYVFGGSVGSSMGGGRQEYLNYLIPGLMAMMGMNIAMAVGSGVNDDFRKGVMDRFRTMPIARSSVLIAKIVVELGRMMVATLILLGMGFALGMQLHGSVLGLIGAIALAAAFGAAIMWIFILLGLSMKTAQAVQGMGMIVMMPLQFGSSIFAPPQTMPGWLQTFTDYNPLSNLADSARALMMGGPVGHSVWLTLGWTVVITAVMAPLAVSKFRKKS, via the coding sequence ATGAGCACGACGACTCTGACGCCCACCCCCGCCGACGCGAAGGTGGTGTCCCCGGTCACCGAGGTCCACGACGAGGGCCGGATCGGGCTGCGGAACAACCTGCGGCACATCGGAGCGCTGGTACGGCGCAATCTGCTCCAGATCAAGAAGGATCCGGAGTCGATGTTCGACGCGCTCCTGATGCCGGTGATCTTCGTGCTGCTGTTCGTGTACGTCTTCGGCGGCTCCGTCGGCAGCAGCATGGGCGGCGGCCGGCAGGAGTACCTGAACTACCTGATCCCCGGTCTGATGGCGATGATGGGCATGAACATCGCCATGGCCGTCGGCAGCGGTGTCAACGACGACTTCCGCAAGGGGGTCATGGACCGGTTCCGCACCATGCCGATCGCCCGTTCCTCGGTGCTCATCGCCAAGATCGTGGTCGAGCTCGGCCGGATGATGGTCGCCACGCTGATCCTGCTGGGCATGGGCTTCGCGCTCGGCATGCAGCTCCACGGGTCGGTGCTGGGACTGATAGGGGCGATCGCGCTGGCGGCCGCGTTCGGCGCCGCCATCATGTGGATCTTCATCCTGCTCGGACTGAGCATGAAGACGGCCCAGGCCGTCCAGGGAATGGGGATGATCGTGATGATGCCGCTCCAGTTCGGCTCCTCGATCTTCGCCCCGCCGCAGACGATGCCCGGCTGGCTCCAGACGTTCACCGACTACAACCCGCTGTCCAACCTGGCCGACTCGGCGCGCGCTCTGATGATGGGCGGCCCGGTCGGACACTCGGTCTGGCTGACGCTCGGCTGGACCGTGGTCATCACCGCGGTGATGGCCCCGCTCGCGGTGTCCAAGTTCCGCAAGAAGTCCTGA
- a CDS encoding AfsR/SARP family transcriptional regulator, translating to MRYSILGTTQALRDDGTAVAVGGARLRALLTVLALRAGRTVPAAVLVDEVWDGDPPADAPGALQALVGRLRRALGHAAVASAENGYRLATEPDTVDLYRFERLAGEGARALEEGDPAKAVSVLDDALDLWRGPVLADLPDRHTVAARWTARRLDARRIRIAAALALGRAERVLPELAELCGEHPIDEPLQALRLRALRDAGRTAQALAAYDEVRTVLADRLGTDPGAELSALHAELLCQQPAPPAQPAQPAQPARPDLAAAPAAPTAPASPVGRPARSGSPAAPVAPPGNLRVRLTSFVGRESDIDTLRGDLSRARLVTLLGPGGAGKTRLSQEAAESVDPAAWPDGVWMAELAPVDDPESVPEAVLTALGGRETVLRGAGAEEFRAVERSGDEPLARLTEHCSGRRMLLLLDNCEHVIEAAAALADHLLARCPDLTVLATSREPLGVPGEFVRPVDPLPGPMALRLFADRGAAALSGFRVDADERTAAATAEICRRLDGLPLAIELAAARLRMLTPRQIADRLDDRFRLLTGGSRTVLPRQQTLRAVVDWSWDLLDAGERATLRRLSVFSGGWTLAAAEAVCADRPQDAHDVAAELGSLVDKSLVVAAPAADGGMRYRLLETVGEYAAERLDEAGEREAVERRHLVFFRELARTADPELRGPGQLAAIELLQREYENLRTALRHAVAARDEQEALCMVISLSWYWQIRDLRADALQWAEAAATLGPDPFAPSAGPAPSLHERCTDAPPPMRPELLQEARRQVALIQLVSMDHVMEEWMSEASMARLRVISTTYRAGQPQTCRSPASLWFFAILITGDIGDLRELLDETVLATRGFGYEWELAAALQMRANVLANRPDWSGEAGADADESLAIFSRLGDDWGAAEALSSRGEANEKKGEYVRAAEDYLAAVGYAEKIGARAQVSVLRTRYASVLTELDRGAEGEAILREVLDEARHPAHGARSFARLFLAMWLGRSDRTAEAREHFGVLRDEFGAENLGIFDGFVLGGLAWLDNVDGLHADALPRSREALARSGDRLSQMMAPQMSVIQLVSVARALGGLGGERRAALAARLLGACRELLPSGHVPTSMEQENYAAAEELARAALGDAAFEAAYAEGGGLSLEEAAALVDAYRD from the coding sequence GTGCGCTACAGCATCCTCGGTACCACCCAGGCACTCCGCGACGACGGCACGGCCGTCGCCGTCGGCGGGGCGCGGCTGCGCGCCCTGCTCACCGTTCTCGCGCTGCGGGCCGGCCGGACGGTGCCGGCCGCCGTGCTCGTCGACGAGGTGTGGGACGGGGACCCGCCCGCGGACGCGCCGGGCGCCCTGCAGGCACTCGTGGGACGGCTCCGGCGGGCGCTCGGCCATGCGGCGGTCGCCTCGGCGGAGAACGGCTACCGGCTGGCCACCGAACCGGACACCGTCGACCTGTACCGGTTCGAGCGGCTCGCGGGGGAGGGGGCGCGGGCCCTGGAGGAGGGCGATCCGGCGAAGGCCGTGAGCGTCCTCGACGACGCGCTGGACCTGTGGCGCGGACCGGTGCTCGCCGACCTCCCGGACCGCCACACCGTCGCGGCGCGCTGGACGGCCCGCCGGCTCGACGCCCGCCGCATCCGCATCGCCGCCGCGCTCGCCCTCGGCCGGGCCGAGCGGGTGCTGCCGGAGCTGGCCGAGCTCTGCGGCGAGCACCCCATCGACGAACCCCTCCAGGCGCTCCGGCTGCGCGCCCTGCGCGACGCCGGACGTACGGCTCAGGCGCTGGCCGCGTACGACGAGGTGCGCACCGTGCTCGCCGACCGGCTCGGCACCGACCCGGGCGCCGAACTGAGCGCACTGCACGCCGAGTTGCTCTGCCAGCAGCCGGCGCCGCCCGCCCAACCGGCCCAACCGGCTCAACCGGCCCGTCCGGACCTGGCGGCGGCCCCGGCGGCCCCGACAGCCCCGGCATCACCCGTCGGCCGGCCTGCGAGATCCGGCAGCCCCGCCGCCCCCGTCGCCCCGCCCGGCAACCTACGGGTCAGGCTCACCAGCTTCGTCGGACGGGAGAGCGACATCGACACCCTGCGCGGCGATCTCTCCCGGGCCCGGCTGGTCACACTGCTCGGCCCCGGCGGCGCGGGCAAGACCCGGCTCTCCCAGGAGGCCGCCGAATCCGTCGATCCCGCCGCCTGGCCCGACGGGGTCTGGATGGCCGAGCTCGCGCCGGTCGACGACCCCGAATCCGTGCCGGAGGCCGTCCTCACCGCGCTCGGCGGCCGCGAGACGGTGCTGCGCGGTGCGGGCGCCGAGGAGTTCCGCGCCGTCGAACGGAGCGGGGACGAACCGCTTGCCCGGCTCACCGAGCACTGTTCCGGGCGCCGCATGCTGCTGCTCCTGGACAACTGCGAGCACGTCATCGAGGCCGCCGCCGCCCTCGCCGACCATCTGCTGGCCCGCTGCCCGGATCTCACCGTCCTGGCGACCAGCCGTGAACCCCTCGGCGTACCGGGTGAGTTCGTCCGGCCCGTCGACCCGCTGCCCGGCCCGATGGCGCTGCGCCTGTTCGCCGACCGCGGCGCCGCCGCACTGTCCGGCTTCCGGGTCGACGCGGACGAGCGGACGGCCGCGGCCACCGCCGAGATCTGCCGCCGCCTGGACGGGCTGCCGCTCGCCATCGAACTCGCCGCCGCCCGGCTGCGGATGCTCACCCCGCGCCAGATCGCCGACCGGCTCGACGACCGCTTCCGCCTGCTGACCGGCGGCAGCCGCACCGTACTGCCGCGTCAGCAGACCCTGAGGGCCGTCGTCGACTGGTCCTGGGACCTCCTGGACGCAGGGGAACGCGCCACGCTGCGGCGGCTGTCGGTCTTCTCCGGCGGCTGGACCCTCGCCGCCGCCGAGGCGGTCTGCGCGGACCGGCCGCAGGACGCGCACGATGTCGCCGCGGAGCTCGGCTCACTCGTCGACAAGTCTCTCGTCGTCGCCGCACCCGCAGCGGACGGCGGGATGCGCTACCGCCTCCTGGAGACCGTCGGTGAGTACGCCGCCGAACGGCTCGACGAGGCGGGCGAGCGGGAAGCCGTCGAACGGCGGCACCTGGTGTTCTTCCGGGAGCTCGCCCGTACCGCCGACCCCGAACTCCGCGGACCCGGACAGCTCGCGGCCATCGAACTGCTCCAGCGCGAGTACGAGAATCTGCGCACCGCCCTGCGCCACGCCGTCGCCGCCCGCGACGAGCAGGAGGCCCTGTGCATGGTGATCTCGCTCTCCTGGTACTGGCAGATACGCGATCTGCGCGCGGATGCCCTGCAGTGGGCCGAGGCAGCGGCCACCCTCGGCCCCGATCCGTTCGCCCCGTCCGCCGGCCCCGCGCCCTCCCTCCACGAACGCTGCACCGACGCGCCCCCTCCGATGCGCCCCGAGCTGCTCCAGGAGGCGCGGCGCCAGGTCGCGCTCATCCAGCTGGTCAGCATGGACCACGTGATGGAGGAGTGGATGAGCGAGGCCAGCATGGCGCGCCTGCGGGTCATCTCCACCACCTACCGGGCCGGCCAGCCGCAGACCTGCCGCTCCCCGGCGTCACTCTGGTTCTTCGCGATCCTGATCACCGGGGACATCGGCGATCTGCGCGAGCTGCTGGACGAAACGGTCCTGGCCACACGGGGGTTCGGCTACGAGTGGGAGCTGGCCGCCGCGCTCCAGATGCGCGCCAACGTGCTGGCCAACCGGCCCGACTGGTCGGGCGAGGCCGGTGCGGACGCCGACGAGAGCCTGGCGATCTTCAGCCGCCTCGGCGACGACTGGGGCGCGGCCGAGGCGCTCTCCTCGCGCGGCGAGGCCAACGAGAAGAAGGGCGAGTACGTCCGGGCGGCCGAGGACTACCTGGCCGCGGTCGGCTACGCGGAGAAGATCGGCGCCCGCGCCCAGGTGTCGGTGCTCCGCACCCGCTACGCCTCCGTGCTGACCGAGCTCGACCGCGGCGCGGAGGGCGAGGCGATCCTGCGGGAGGTGCTCGACGAGGCGCGGCATCCGGCCCACGGGGCGCGGTCTTTCGCCCGGCTCTTCCTTGCCATGTGGCTGGGCCGGTCCGACCGTACCGCCGAGGCCCGCGAACACTTCGGTGTCCTGCGCGACGAGTTCGGCGCGGAGAACCTGGGGATCTTCGACGGATTCGTGCTGGGCGGTCTGGCCTGGCTGGACAACGTGGACGGGCTCCACGCGGACGCCCTGCCCAGGAGCCGGGAGGCGCTGGCGCGGTCCGGCGACCGGTTGTCGCAGATGATGGCGCCGCAGATGTCCGTGATCCAGCTGGTCAGTGTCGCGCGGGCGCTGGGCGGGCTCGGCGGGGAGCGCCGGGCCGCCTTGGCGGCGCGGCTGCTGGGAGCCTGCCGGGAGCTGCTGCCGAGCGGTCATGTGCCGACGTCGATGGAGCAGGAGAACTACGCGGCGGCCGAGGAGCTGGCTCGGGCCGCTCTCGGGGACGCCGCCTTCGAGGCCGCATACGCCGAGGGCGGCGGCCTCTCCCTGGAGGAGGCCGCCGCCCTCGTCGACGCGTACCGGGACTGA
- a CDS encoding site-2 protease family protein, translating to MTTATARSDRRISPVFLGIAAVAAVSGWAVWTDFAEQPGFATFLFVTAAWVVSLCLHEYAHARTALHSGDISIGAKGYLTLNPLRYTHALLSIVLPVLFLIMGGIGLPGGAVFIERGRIRGRWRHSLISAAGPLTNVLFAIVCTAPFWLDALAGVPAAFRYALGFLALLQVTAAILNFVPVPGLDGYGVIEPWLSHSVRRQVEPFAPFGLIAVFALLWVPGVNAAFFDAVHALLRSLGVSDFDTYCGLDSYRFWQTPDARCSPNG from the coding sequence ATGACCACCGCAACAGCGCGCAGCGACCGGCGGATCAGCCCGGTCTTCCTCGGGATCGCCGCCGTCGCGGCGGTGTCCGGCTGGGCGGTGTGGACGGATTTCGCCGAACAGCCGGGGTTCGCCACGTTCCTCTTCGTCACGGCGGCCTGGGTCGTGTCGCTCTGTCTCCACGAGTACGCCCACGCCAGAACCGCGCTGCACAGCGGCGACATCTCCATCGGCGCCAAGGGATATCTCACACTGAATCCGTTGCGCTACACGCATGCCCTGCTGAGCATCGTGCTGCCGGTGCTGTTCCTGATCATGGGCGGGATCGGGCTGCCGGGTGGTGCGGTCTTCATCGAGCGCGGCCGGATCCGCGGCCGCTGGCGGCACAGCCTGATCTCGGCGGCGGGCCCGCTGACCAATGTGCTGTTCGCGATCGTGTGCACGGCGCCGTTCTGGCTGGACGCGCTGGCCGGTGTCCCGGCCGCCTTCCGCTACGCGCTGGGCTTCCTGGCGCTGCTCCAGGTGACGGCGGCGATCCTGAACTTCGTACCGGTGCCGGGTCTGGACGGCTACGGGGTGATCGAGCCCTGGCTCTCGCACTCGGTACGCCGCCAGGTGGAGCCGTTCGCCCCGTTCGGGCTGATCGCGGTCTTCGCCCTGCTGTGGGTCCCGGGCGTGAACGCGGCGTTCTTCGACGCGGTCCACGCGCTGCTGCGGTCGCTCGGCGTCAGCGACTTCGACACGTACTGCGGTCTCGACTCCTACCGGTTCTGGCAGACGCCGGATGCGCGTTGCTCGCCGAACGGCTAG
- the npdG gene encoding NADPH-dependent F420 reductase, which produces MTTNDSGSAPKPPAKDPWDLPDVSGLTVGVLGGTGPQGRGLAYRFARAGQQVVIGSRAADRAQAAAEEIGHGVRGADNAECARDSDIVIVAVPWDGHAKTLESLRDELAGKLVIDCVNPLGFDKKGAYALKPEEGSAAEQAAALLPESRVTAAFHHLSAVLLQDETIEEIDTDVLVLGEARADTDLVQALAGRIPGMRGIFAGRLRGAHQVESLVANLISVNRRYKAHAGLRITDV; this is translated from the coding sequence ATGACTACGAATGACAGCGGCAGCGCGCCCAAGCCCCCTGCCAAGGACCCCTGGGACCTCCCCGACGTGTCCGGCCTCACCGTCGGCGTACTCGGTGGCACCGGCCCGCAGGGCCGCGGACTCGCCTACCGGTTCGCCCGCGCCGGACAGCAGGTCGTCATCGGCTCCCGCGCGGCCGACCGCGCGCAGGCCGCCGCCGAGGAGATCGGCCACGGCGTCCGCGGCGCGGACAACGCGGAGTGCGCCCGCGACAGCGACATCGTGATCGTCGCCGTGCCGTGGGACGGTCATGCCAAGACCCTGGAGTCGCTGCGCGACGAGCTCGCCGGGAAGCTCGTCATCGACTGCGTCAACCCGCTCGGCTTCGACAAGAAGGGCGCCTACGCCCTGAAGCCCGAGGAGGGCAGCGCCGCCGAACAGGCCGCCGCCCTGCTGCCGGAGTCCCGGGTCACCGCCGCCTTCCACCACCTCTCGGCCGTGCTGCTCCAGGACGAGACGATCGAGGAGATCGACACCGATGTGCTGGTGCTGGGCGAGGCCCGCGCCGACACCGACCTCGTCCAGGCGCTGGCCGGCCGGATCCCCGGAATGCGCGGCATCTTCGCGGGACGACTGCGGGGCGCCCACCAGGTCGAGTCGCTGGTCGCCAACCTGATCTCGGTCAACCGCCGCTACAAGGCACACGCGGGACTGCGCATCACCGACGTGTGA